In Chitinophaga sp. HK235, a single window of DNA contains:
- the htpG gene encoding molecular chaperone HtpG, which produces MQKGAIRVQTENIFPIIKKFLYSDHEIFIRELVSNAVDATQKLKTLASVGEFKGDLGNIDIEVRLDKEKKTITIADHGIGMTAEEVDKYINQVAFSGAEEFLKKYKGQENGTNIIGHFGLGFYSSFMVSSKVEIITKSWKEGASAVRWECDGSPEYQLEEVSKEERGTEIVMYINEESEEFLDEGRIRSILTKFCKFLPVPVKFEGTQLNNTTPAWTKKPSELTTEDYQNFYKELYPFAEAPLFWIHLNVDYPFNLTGILYFPKITKSYEIQKDKINLYSNQVYVTDEVKDIVPEFLMLLHGVIDSPDIPLNVSRSYLQGDPNVKKINAHITKKVADKLDEMFRNDRKGFEEKWDSIGLFVKYGMMTDDKFMDKANKFLVLENVEGGTFYTQEEYKTAASALQTNKDGKVVILYATNPVQQDSYVQAAKNKGFVVVKMETLVDAAFISNIEAKWENIQFTRVDADIADHLIDKEENSTTVLTTDQEGALKEIFTAQVTQPNIKVELKGLTGEAQPVIVTRPEFMRRMKDMASMGGGGMSWYAAMPDEINMTVNANHPVYQQILDEKDNTLQQKLVKNLADLALLSQNLLTGADLTAFVNRSVELIASGKK; this is translated from the coding sequence ATGCAAAAAGGTGCAATACGTGTCCAGACGGAGAATATCTTCCCCATTATCAAAAAGTTCCTCTACTCGGACCATGAAATTTTTATCCGCGAACTGGTAAGTAACGCGGTAGATGCCACGCAGAAGCTGAAAACACTGGCCAGCGTAGGTGAGTTTAAAGGTGACCTTGGCAATATTGACATTGAAGTTAGACTGGATAAAGAAAAAAAGACCATCACCATCGCGGACCATGGCATCGGCATGACCGCTGAAGAAGTGGATAAATATATCAACCAGGTAGCTTTTTCCGGTGCGGAAGAGTTCCTGAAGAAATATAAAGGCCAGGAAAACGGTACTAACATTATCGGTCATTTCGGTCTGGGTTTTTACTCCTCCTTCATGGTGAGCAGCAAAGTGGAAATCATCACTAAATCCTGGAAAGAGGGTGCTTCCGCTGTACGCTGGGAATGCGACGGCAGCCCTGAATATCAGCTGGAAGAAGTGAGCAAGGAAGAAAGAGGTACCGAAATCGTGATGTATATCAACGAAGAAAGTGAAGAATTCCTCGACGAAGGACGCATCCGCTCCATCCTCACTAAATTCTGTAAATTCCTGCCGGTACCGGTTAAATTTGAAGGAACACAGCTCAATAATACTACACCCGCATGGACCAAAAAACCAAGCGAACTTACTACCGAAGATTACCAGAACTTCTATAAGGAATTATATCCGTTTGCAGAAGCACCGTTGTTCTGGATCCACCTGAACGTAGACTATCCGTTCAACCTCACTGGTATCCTCTATTTCCCGAAAATCACCAAGAGCTACGAAATACAGAAAGATAAAATCAACCTGTATTCCAACCAGGTGTATGTGACCGACGAAGTAAAAGATATCGTACCGGAATTCCTGATGCTGCTCCACGGTGTGATCGACAGCCCGGATATCCCGCTGAACGTAAGCCGTAGCTACCTCCAGGGTGATCCTAATGTGAAAAAAATCAACGCGCACATCACCAAAAAAGTAGCCGATAAACTGGATGAAATGTTCCGCAACGACCGCAAAGGTTTTGAGGAAAAATGGGATTCCATCGGCCTGTTCGTGAAATATGGCATGATGACCGATGACAAGTTCATGGACAAAGCCAACAAATTCCTCGTACTGGAAAATGTAGAGGGTGGCACCTTCTACACCCAGGAAGAGTATAAAACAGCTGCTTCTGCACTGCAAACCAACAAAGACGGAAAAGTGGTGATTCTGTATGCCACAAATCCGGTGCAGCAGGACAGCTACGTACAGGCTGCCAAAAACAAAGGTTTTGTTGTGGTGAAAATGGAAACACTGGTGGATGCCGCATTCATCAGCAATATCGAGGCAAAATGGGAAAACATCCAGTTTACCCGGGTAGATGCTGATATTGCCGATCACCTGATTGATAAGGAAGAAAACAGCACTACCGTGCTGACAACAGATCAGGAAGGCGCCCTGAAGGAAATCTTCACCGCCCAGGTAACCCAGCCTAATATCAAAGTGGAACTGAAAGGCCTGACCGGAGAAGCACAACCGGTGATCGTTACTCGTCCGGAGTTCATGCGTCGTATGAAAGATATGGCTTCCATGGGCGGCGGCGGTATGAGCTGGTACGCAGCTATGCCGGATGAAATCAATATGACTGTCAATGCCAACCACCCTGTATACCAACAGATCCTGGATGAAAAAGACAACACCCTGCAACAGAAACTGGTGAAAAACCTGGCAGATCTGGCCTTGTTATCACAGAACCTGCTGACAGGTGCTGATCTTACCGCTTTTGTAAACAGAAGTGTGGAACTGATAGCGAGCGGAAAAAAATAA
- a CDS encoding prolyl oligopeptidase family serine peptidase produces MEKRKIVFFNHVLVLGMFVLFSCSKSEKVTPIDPAPPRDTFPQQTAGLTVDAISQPGSNITNYLLYIPDGYNSQTEKWPLVIFLHGVGEIGTNIDVLRNVGLPKVVKGKPFVMVAPQCRANWWNTDALESLYKTVVSRYHIDPNRVYLTGLSMGGMQTWDWAVAHPERFAAIVPIAGRGNVSLVGKIKDLPIWAFHSADDPTVSVSGSRDMVKALQALGSNVKYTEYPNGGHDSWTRAYATADLYTWMLKQKKQ; encoded by the coding sequence ATGGAAAAAAGAAAGATTGTATTTTTTAACCATGTCTTAGTCCTGGGAATGTTTGTTTTATTCTCCTGTTCAAAATCAGAAAAAGTCACGCCGATAGATCCGGCCCCACCCAGAGACACTTTTCCCCAACAGACTGCCGGTCTTACCGTAGATGCAATCAGCCAGCCCGGCTCCAATATCACCAATTACCTGCTGTATATCCCCGATGGCTATAACAGTCAGACTGAAAAATGGCCACTGGTGATTTTTTTACATGGTGTGGGGGAAATAGGCACCAATATCGATGTGCTTCGTAATGTGGGTCTGCCCAAAGTAGTAAAAGGCAAACCATTTGTGATGGTAGCGCCGCAATGCCGGGCCAACTGGTGGAATACAGATGCGCTGGAATCACTTTATAAAACGGTGGTCAGCAGATACCATATAGACCCCAACCGGGTATATCTCACCGGGTTAAGTATGGGAGGTATGCAAACATGGGACTGGGCGGTGGCACATCCGGAACGTTTTGCCGCCATTGTGCCTATCGCCGGAAGAGGGAATGTAAGCCTGGTTGGGAAGATAAAAGACCTGCCCATATGGGCTTTCCATTCGGCCGATGATCCTACGGTATCTGTATCCGGTTCGAGAGATATGGTCAAAGCCCTGCAGGCCCTGGGCAGCAATGTGAAATATACCGAGTATCCTAATGGAGGCCACGACTCCTGGACCCGTGCTTATGCCACGGCGGATTTATATACCTGGATGTTGAAACAGAAGAAGCAGTAA
- the recJ gene encoding single-stranded-DNA-specific exonuclease RecJ — translation MQKRWTVKAYQPNQEKLLQSSLRIHPLLCRLLVQRHVHTYEAARQFFRPTLEDLHDPWLMKDMDKAISRIELAFFRHEKILVYGDYDVDGTTAVATVYAFLHKLYNNIEFYIPHRYREGYGISNEGIAFARDNDFSLVIALDCGIKSVELISQAKEMGIDFIICDHHLPDAIVPPAVAILNPKQYDCPYPYKELSGCGIGYKLICAYAQKRGLPISEANQYLDLVATSIAADIVPMTGENRVLAFHGLKKVNSNPLPGIKALITLSALKEQLTISNLVFVIAPRVNAAGRMDDARKAVNLFIENDEEKAAAIAAVLHADNFDRKEVDNTITQEAVSLLQNDDTIAQKKSTVLYQAHWHKGVVGIVASRLIDKYYYRPTIILTQSNDVVAGSARSVTGFNVYEAIHQCKDLLENYGGHFYAAGMTLKPENVPAFQQRFEEVVASSIRPDQLVPEIVIDTEISFTDITAAFYNILKQFEPLGPDNLRPVFLARNLTDTGYSRLVKEEHIKFSVKQGKTGPALSGIGFYMAEKFPIVNSRKPFDMVFNIDENEWNGQTTLQLKVIDIRAAC, via the coding sequence ATGCAAAAACGCTGGACAGTCAAAGCATATCAACCAAATCAGGAAAAATTACTCCAATCCTCGCTACGCATACACCCTTTGTTGTGCCGGCTGTTGGTACAACGCCATGTGCACACCTATGAAGCGGCCCGCCAGTTTTTTCGCCCCACCCTCGAAGACCTTCATGATCCATGGCTGATGAAAGACATGGACAAAGCCATCTCCCGCATAGAACTGGCTTTCTTCCGGCACGAAAAAATACTGGTATATGGCGATTATGATGTAGACGGCACGACCGCAGTCGCTACTGTATACGCTTTTCTGCACAAACTCTATAATAACATAGAATTTTATATTCCACACCGTTACCGTGAAGGTTATGGTATTTCCAACGAAGGAATTGCATTTGCAAGGGACAACGACTTCAGCCTGGTGATAGCCCTGGACTGCGGCATCAAATCCGTAGAACTCATCTCCCAGGCCAAAGAAATGGGGATTGACTTCATCATCTGCGACCACCACCTGCCGGATGCCATAGTACCTCCCGCAGTGGCCATCCTCAATCCCAAACAGTATGACTGCCCCTATCCATATAAAGAACTGAGTGGTTGCGGCATTGGCTACAAACTGATCTGTGCATACGCCCAGAAACGTGGCCTGCCCATATCAGAAGCCAATCAATACCTCGATCTGGTAGCCACCAGCATCGCTGCCGACATTGTGCCCATGACCGGAGAAAACAGGGTGCTGGCCTTTCACGGACTGAAAAAAGTGAACAGCAATCCCCTGCCAGGCATCAAAGCACTCATCACCCTCAGTGCCCTGAAAGAGCAATTGACGATCTCCAACCTGGTGTTCGTGATTGCACCCCGCGTTAATGCCGCAGGACGCATGGACGACGCCCGTAAAGCAGTAAACCTCTTCATCGAAAATGACGAGGAGAAAGCTGCCGCCATTGCAGCCGTATTGCATGCTGACAACTTTGACCGCAAGGAGGTTGACAACACCATTACTCAGGAAGCTGTATCCCTGCTGCAAAACGATGACACCATCGCGCAGAAAAAATCCACAGTGCTCTACCAGGCCCACTGGCATAAAGGTGTAGTAGGTATCGTAGCTTCGCGGCTGATCGACAAATACTACTACCGCCCTACCATTATCCTGACTCAATCAAACGATGTGGTAGCCGGCTCCGCCAGGTCTGTAACAGGATTCAACGTGTATGAGGCTATTCATCAATGTAAGGACCTGCTGGAAAATTACGGTGGCCATTTTTACGCTGCAGGCATGACGCTCAAACCGGAAAATGTACCGGCCTTCCAGCAACGATTTGAAGAAGTGGTGGCCAGCAGCATCAGACCAGACCAGCTTGTACCGGAGATCGTCATCGATACTGAAATATCCTTCACAGATATTACTGCCGCCTTTTACAATATTCTGAAACAGTTCGAGCCACTGGGCCCGGACAACCTGCGGCCTGTTTTCCTCGCCCGCAATCTGACGGATACCGGTTATTCCAGACTGGTAAAGGAAGAACACATTAAATTCTCCGTAAAACAAGGTAAAACCGGTCCTGCCCTGTCGGGAATAGGATTTTATATGGCAGAGAAATTTCCGATTGTCAACAGCCGCAAGCCATTTGACATGGTTTTCAACATTGATGAAAATGAGTGGAACGGACAAACCACCCTTCAACTGAAAGTAATTGATATCAGGGCTGCCTGTTAA
- a CDS encoding polyprenyl synthetase family protein — protein MDDIKQLIGKELQDFEEKFADSVKSHVPLLDRIMHYIVKRKGKQIRPMFVMLSARLFNDHVPESTYRAAALVELLHTATLVHDDVVDDANQRRGLFSINALWKNKIAVLVGDYLLSKGLLLSLNNNDFRALQILSQAVKEMSEGELLQIEKTRKLNIKEDIYFEIIRRKTASLLASACAAGAWSTSQDDDATEQLRLFGEKVGIAFQIKDDLFDYGTAKIGKPTGIDIREKKMTLPLIYTLEHATPDIRRKIINIVKNHNTEKDRVDEVIQLVKASGGIDYAQQKMLQYRDEALAILHRFPQTEIRNGLESLVRFTTDRTF, from the coding sequence ATGGACGATATTAAGCAACTGATAGGTAAGGAATTACAGGATTTTGAAGAAAAGTTTGCGGATTCCGTAAAGAGCCACGTGCCGCTGCTGGACAGGATCATGCACTATATTGTGAAGCGAAAAGGGAAGCAGATCCGGCCGATGTTCGTAATGCTTTCCGCACGGCTTTTCAATGATCATGTCCCGGAAAGCACTTACCGGGCTGCCGCCCTGGTAGAACTGTTACACACAGCTACCCTGGTGCATGACGACGTGGTAGATGACGCAAACCAACGCCGGGGCCTGTTCTCCATCAATGCATTGTGGAAAAACAAAATAGCGGTGCTGGTGGGCGACTATTTGTTGTCCAAAGGACTACTGCTGTCTCTTAACAACAATGATTTCCGAGCTTTGCAGATATTATCCCAGGCAGTGAAAGAGATGAGTGAAGGCGAACTGCTGCAGATAGAAAAAACCCGGAAACTCAATATCAAGGAGGACATCTACTTTGAGATCATCCGGCGGAAAACTGCGTCCCTGCTGGCCTCTGCCTGCGCTGCCGGCGCATGGAGTACCAGCCAGGACGACGATGCCACCGAACAGCTGCGCCTGTTCGGCGAAAAAGTAGGAATCGCCTTCCAGATCAAGGACGACCTCTTCGATTATGGCACCGCCAAAATCGGAAAACCTACAGGCATTGATATCCGTGAAAAGAAAATGACGCTCCCGCTCATCTACACGCTGGAACACGCCACCCCGGATATCCGCCGGAAAATCATCAATATCGTTAAGAACCATAATACGGAAAAAGACCGTGTGGATGAAGTAATCCAGCTAGTAAAAGCTTCAGGAGGAATAGATTACGCACAGCAGAAAATGCTGCAATACCGCGATGAAGCACTCGCTATCCTGCATCGTTTCCCGCAAACTGAAATCCGGAACGGACTGGAATCCCTCGTAAGGTTTACGACGGACAGAACTTTTTAG
- a CDS encoding OmpA family protein — protein MASKKYLLLAGAVGLLTASTGFAQVQPTGYDALDSSKVSGKRLVQQNNFMNHQSNFPAKPRDMWELGLSGGLHLISGTVPPHPGFGGGISLRKALGHTFSVRAEYIGSIDKGQDYQLRPISSVGGFPNPWGPTAAKNGGYFVPNYRSQNHQLSLDMIASLSNILFYRAEPKINWYVLAGYSIVAADVDVDALDGNGNGYDYSGINFGAKRSDIRKQLNSLRDKKYESNAPSQGNRISLGRHDNNQLIRHALDVGTGIAFKVTKRFNIGLEEKLTMPFDAYLDGYSGPGGASKDFYSYTSLRLNFNLGNASKRVQPLWWINPLEYAYSELSNPRHMKLPTPVLPDADGDGVTDQFDREPNTPAGAPVDSHGVAKDTDGDGVPDYKDKQLITPTYCQPVDADGVGKCPDPECCKNIAPVATCSSLVLPSVSFKGSATKVGRDQEAILGSVASTLKANPSCNVLVTGHAGAKGKKGGVDLSSRRVDAVIDYLADKQGIDRGRFIKQNTPGESGTVDLAPAN, from the coding sequence ATGGCAAGCAAAAAGTACTTATTACTGGCAGGCGCTGTGGGGTTACTAACAGCATCTACCGGTTTTGCACAGGTTCAACCAACCGGCTATGATGCACTGGATTCTTCCAAAGTGTCAGGCAAGCGGTTGGTACAACAAAATAACTTCATGAACCACCAATCCAACTTTCCTGCTAAACCCAGGGATATGTGGGAGCTCGGTCTCAGTGGTGGTTTGCACCTGATCAGCGGAACCGTTCCTCCTCATCCAGGTTTCGGTGGTGGTATCTCACTGAGAAAAGCACTGGGTCATACCTTCTCCGTAAGAGCTGAGTACATCGGTTCTATCGACAAAGGTCAGGACTATCAGCTGCGTCCAATTTCTTCTGTTGGCGGTTTCCCTAATCCATGGGGTCCTACTGCAGCAAAGAATGGTGGTTATTTCGTTCCTAACTACAGGTCCCAGAACCATCAGCTGTCTCTGGACATGATTGCCTCTCTGAGCAACATCCTGTTCTACAGAGCAGAACCTAAAATCAACTGGTACGTACTGGCTGGTTACTCTATCGTAGCTGCTGACGTAGACGTTGACGCTCTGGACGGTAACGGTAATGGTTATGACTACAGCGGCATCAACTTCGGTGCAAAACGTAGCGATATCAGAAAACAACTGAACAGCCTGAGAGATAAAAAATACGAGTCCAACGCTCCTTCTCAGGGTAACAGAATCTCTCTCGGTCGTCACGACAACAACCAGCTGATCCGTCACGCTCTGGATGTTGGTACCGGTATCGCTTTCAAAGTAACTAAACGTTTCAACATCGGTCTGGAAGAGAAACTGACTATGCCTTTTGACGCTTACCTGGACGGTTATTCCGGCCCTGGTGGAGCTTCTAAAGACTTCTACTCTTACACCAGCCTGCGTCTGAACTTCAACCTGGGTAACGCTTCTAAACGCGTTCAGCCTCTGTGGTGGATCAACCCGCTGGAATACGCTTACAGCGAGCTGAGCAACCCTCGTCACATGAAACTGCCTACTCCAGTACTGCCTGATGCAGACGGTGATGGCGTTACTGACCAGTTCGACCGCGAACCTAACACTCCTGCTGGCGCACCTGTTGATTCTCACGGTGTTGCTAAGGATACTGACGGTGACGGCGTTCCTGACTACAAAGACAAACAACTGATCACTCCGACTTACTGCCAGCCAGTTGACGCTGACGGTGTTGGTAAATGCCCAGATCCTGAGTGCTGCAAAAACATCGCTCCTGTAGCTACTTGCTCCAGCCTGGTTCTGCCTAGCGTTTCTTTCAAAGGTAGCGCTACTAAAGTTGGTCGCGATCAGGAAGCTATCCTGGGTTCTGTTGCCTCTACTCTGAAAGCTAATCCTTCTTGCAACGTGCTGGTTACTGGCCACGCTGGTGCTAAAGGTAAAAAAGGTGGTGTTGATCTGAGCAGCCGTCGTGTTGACGCTGTGATCGACTACCTGGCTGACAAACAAGGTATCGACCGCGGTCGCTTCATCAAACAAAACACTCCTGGTGAGTCCGGTACTGTTGACTTAGCTCCTGCTAACTAA
- a CDS encoding KUP/HAK/KT family potassium transporter: MGININRVSLAGLVVALGIIYGDIGTSPLYVFKAIVGGNPISDLLVIGGISCIIWTLTLQTTVKYVILTLRADNKGEGGIFSLYALVRRHAKWAVIFGMIGGAALLADGIITPPITVTSAIEGLRTLEVFKDLSQLTIVKIVLTIITGLFIMQQFGTVSIGRMFGPIMVLWFSMLGILGISHIADDMSIMKAFSPHYAIELLTTYPKGFLILGAVFLCTTGAEALYSDLGHCGRGNIRVSWIFVKTCLILNYLGQGAWLLTQKGQILPKDQNPFFTIMPEWFIIFGVLIATLASIIASQALISGSFTLIAEAMRLNLWPKMKVNYPTEMRGQLYIPGINTMLFVGCAAIVILFQESSHMEAAYGLSITICMLMTSCLFAFYLYTRRVWTGWILLYLVVYLSIEFSFLFANLVKFMHGGYVTVIVAGALFLVMIVWFKSRKIKNRYVEFVRLEDYLPIIQELSNDTTIPKYATHLVYMSSADNPKEIEHKIIYSILNKKPKRADIYWFVHVDVVDEPYLSEYSVQTIIPNEVIRVEFRLGFKVEQRINLMFRMVVEDMVRNKEVNITSRYESLSKNNVVGDFQFIVMEKFLSHDNDLPLYERMIMKMYFFLKKISLSEERGFGLDSSYVTIEKYPLVVAPVTNLQLKRIIH; this comes from the coding sequence GTGGGCATAAACATTAACAGGGTATCCCTGGCAGGTTTAGTAGTAGCGCTGGGTATCATCTACGGCGACATCGGAACTTCTCCGCTCTATGTTTTTAAAGCCATCGTAGGCGGTAATCCCATCAGCGACCTCCTCGTCATCGGAGGTATTTCCTGTATTATCTGGACGCTGACTTTACAAACCACCGTTAAGTACGTTATTCTGACCCTAAGGGCTGACAACAAAGGGGAAGGTGGTATCTTCTCCCTGTATGCGCTCGTCAGACGACACGCCAAATGGGCCGTTATTTTCGGTATGATCGGAGGCGCAGCCCTCCTCGCAGACGGGATCATCACTCCGCCAATCACCGTCACTTCCGCTATCGAAGGGCTACGTACCCTCGAAGTATTTAAAGACCTCAGCCAGCTGACCATCGTCAAAATCGTATTAACCATCATTACCGGACTCTTTATCATGCAGCAGTTCGGCACAGTGTCTATAGGCCGCATGTTCGGTCCTATCATGGTACTATGGTTTTCTATGCTGGGTATCCTCGGTATCTCCCACATCGCAGACGATATGAGCATTATGAAGGCGTTTAGCCCTCATTATGCCATAGAACTGCTGACCACCTATCCCAAAGGATTCCTCATCCTCGGTGCCGTTTTCCTCTGTACCACAGGGGCCGAAGCACTCTATTCCGACCTCGGTCACTGCGGAAGAGGCAACATCCGGGTATCCTGGATCTTCGTCAAAACATGTCTGATCCTCAACTACCTCGGACAAGGTGCCTGGTTGCTCACCCAGAAAGGACAGATCCTTCCTAAAGATCAGAACCCCTTCTTTACCATCATGCCGGAATGGTTCATCATTTTTGGGGTACTCATCGCTACGCTGGCTTCCATTATCGCCAGCCAGGCCCTGATATCAGGCTCATTTACGCTCATCGCAGAAGCGATGCGCCTCAACCTCTGGCCTAAAATGAAGGTGAACTATCCCACTGAAATGCGCGGACAGCTCTATATTCCCGGTATCAATACCATGCTGTTTGTAGGCTGTGCGGCTATCGTTATACTCTTCCAGGAATCTTCTCATATGGAAGCGGCCTACGGGCTTTCCATCACGATCTGTATGCTGATGACCTCCTGCCTGTTCGCCTTTTATCTATACACGCGGAGGGTATGGACAGGATGGATACTATTATACCTGGTGGTATATCTCTCCATAGAATTCTCCTTCCTGTTTGCCAACCTGGTCAAATTCATGCACGGTGGTTATGTCACCGTTATCGTGGCTGGTGCCCTCTTCCTGGTCATGATCGTATGGTTCAAATCCCGCAAGATCAAAAACCGCTATGTGGAATTTGTGAGACTGGAAGATTATCTGCCTATCATACAGGAATTGAGTAATGACACTACTATCCCCAAATATGCCACCCACCTGGTATATATGAGTAGTGCCGATAATCCGAAGGAAATAGAACATAAAATCATCTACTCCATCCTCAATAAAAAGCCTAAAAGGGCTGATATTTACTGGTTTGTACACGTAGACGTGGTCGATGAACCTTACCTGAGCGAATATTCGGTTCAAACTATTATCCCCAACGAAGTAATACGGGTGGAATTCCGCCTGGGCTTCAAAGTGGAACAAAGGATCAACCTGATGTTCAGAATGGTGGTGGAAGATATGGTACGTAACAAGGAAGTGAATATCACCAGCCGTTACGAATCACTCAGCAAAAACAATGTAGTAGGAGACTTCCAGTTTATCGTGATGGAAAAATTCCTTTCTCACGACAACGACCTGCCACTGTACGAGCGGATGATCATGAAGATGTACTTCTTCCTGAAAAAAATCAGTTTGTCAGAAGAAAGAGGTTTCGGGCTGGATTCCAGTTATGTAACTATCGAAAAATACCCGCTGGTAGTGGCTCCTGTCACCAACCTGCAGTTAAAACGCATTATACATTAA
- a CDS encoding glycoside hydrolase domain-containing protein, which yields MVNKFFGVLVLLALQQNVWAQSGPAAGYQELPDPRPVNKASWEAVKGNQLHVAFGSADIRYEKRNAPDPNSLTSSWGTKAWKGERVHTQFLLWTTNPLTDVSIEAGALQGGKGAVIPASAVTTGFVRYVMTDELNKDGSGCGYRKPENFDSSLVADGIDIQRKMNIAANNTQPVWLSIQVPAGTTPGLYKGLVKVKNGNTISSLPYEIQVVNHTLPAPKDWKFHLDLWQSPDAVARMYGVKPWSEAHFKAMKPYMQMLAAAGQKCITATIIYDPWNSQTEDVYGSMVKWTKKKDGSWAFDYTVFDKWVQFMMDLGIKKEINCYSMIPWNLKFYYYDEAKGKDTLLIAKPGSPEYAAHWQPMLNDFVKHLKAKGWFDITTIAMDERPMADMQEALALIRKADKNFRLSLAGSYHAPLDKDIYDFCVASKEPFPDEVLKERVKKGWPTTFYTCCTEGFPNTFTFSPPAEATFMGWHAAYKGYTGYLRWAYNCWVKKPLQDSRFRAWAAGDTYFVYPGPRSSIRFERLVEGVQDYEKIRILREEYTRTRNAEGLAKLEKMLAPFDINALKTIPAADMLRGAKQQLSEL from the coding sequence ATGGTGAACAAATTTTTTGGCGTGCTGGTATTACTGGCATTGCAACAAAACGTATGGGCCCAGAGCGGTCCTGCTGCCGGATATCAGGAGTTGCCTGATCCCCGGCCTGTCAATAAAGCTTCCTGGGAAGCTGTAAAGGGCAACCAGCTCCACGTTGCCTTTGGTTCTGCCGATATCCGATACGAAAAAAGAAATGCTCCCGATCCCAACAGCCTGACCTCTTCCTGGGGTACTAAAGCCTGGAAAGGCGAAAGAGTACATACACAGTTCCTCCTCTGGACCACCAACCCGCTCACTGATGTGAGTATTGAAGCCGGTGCCCTGCAGGGCGGTAAAGGGGCTGTTATTCCCGCCAGTGCGGTCACTACAGGCTTTGTACGATACGTAATGACTGACGAGCTGAATAAGGACGGCAGTGGCTGCGGTTATCGCAAGCCTGAAAACTTCGACTCTTCACTGGTGGCTGACGGTATTGATATACAGCGTAAAATGAACATAGCGGCTAATAATACGCAGCCTGTGTGGCTGAGTATACAAGTGCCGGCTGGTACCACTCCGGGCCTCTATAAAGGTCTTGTGAAGGTGAAAAACGGCAACACAATCAGTAGCCTGCCTTATGAGATACAGGTAGTTAACCATACGCTCCCTGCGCCTAAAGACTGGAAGTTTCACCTCGACCTCTGGCAAAGCCCTGATGCTGTGGCCCGGATGTATGGCGTAAAACCCTGGAGCGAAGCTCATTTTAAGGCGATGAAGCCTTATATGCAGATGCTGGCAGCAGCCGGACAAAAATGCATTACTGCCACTATTATCTATGATCCGTGGAATAGTCAGACGGAAGACGTGTATGGTTCTATGGTAAAGTGGACTAAAAAGAAAGACGGTTCATGGGCTTTTGACTATACCGTTTTTGATAAATGGGTACAATTCATGATGGACCTCGGCATCAAAAAGGAAATCAACTGTTACAGTATGATTCCCTGGAACCTGAAATTCTATTATTATGATGAGGCGAAAGGTAAAGACACATTGCTGATTGCCAAACCTGGTTCTCCGGAATATGCGGCCCACTGGCAGCCGATGCTGAACGATTTTGTGAAGCATCTGAAAGCCAAAGGCTGGTTTGATATTACCACCATTGCCATGGATGAGCGTCCAATGGCAGATATGCAGGAAGCCCTGGCCCTGATCAGAAAAGCAGACAAAAACTTCAGATTATCGCTGGCGGGTAGTTATCATGCGCCACTGGACAAGGATATCTATGATTTTTGTGTTGCCTCCAAGGAGCCTTTTCCGGATGAAGTGCTGAAAGAGCGGGTAAAAAAGGGATGGCCTACTACATTCTACACCTGCTGTACAGAAGGATTTCCTAATACCTTTACTTTCTCTCCTCCGGCAGAAGCTACCTTTATGGGCTGGCATGCTGCTTACAAGGGGTATACCGGTTACTTACGCTGGGCTTATAACTGCTGGGTAAAAAAGCCGTTGCAGGATAGCCGTTTCCGTGCCTGGGCTGCAGGGGATACTTATTTCGTATATCCGGGACCGCGGTCTTCCATTCGTTTTGAGCGCCTGGTGGAAGGGGTGCAGGACTATGAAAAAATCCGGATTTTAAGGGAAGAATACACCAGAACTCGCAACGCTGAAGGGCTGGCAAAGCTGGAAAAGATGCTGGCACCATTTGATATCAATGCGCTGAAAACCATTCCGGCAGCAGATATGCTGCGAGGGGCGAAGCAGCAGCTGAGTGAATTATAA